A stretch of Bifidobacterium sp. ESL0704 DNA encodes these proteins:
- a CDS encoding citrate synthase: MVEAKLNVDASKFDLPVVKATEGADGIVVSSLKNDGFVTLDPGFLTTAQCESKITFIDGQRSILRYRGYPIEQLCEQSDFLEVAWLLQHGELPSKAEYEQFCLDLNHRTMVGEDFRSFMAAFPRTAQPMSVLASAINALAAFYPDTTDISDPDQLDESARIIMAKARTIVSYIYRRRRDEPMLYPDIARGYVDDFLRMCFAVPYEPYVSDDLSIHALGRLLIIHADHEQNCSTSVVRIAGSAHANLYSAVAAGVNALSGPLHGGANEAVLKQLEVIRDSGESVGRFVEKAKGTGARISGFGHRVYKCHDPRAVVAKHYLQQLMARGDVDNRLPADERALFDIATQLEDIATHDDYFISRHLYPNVDFYTGLLYRIIGFDAPMFTPLFALGRIPGWIAQYREMLADPQTKIGRPRQVYTGEVERDYVPMDRR, from the coding sequence ATGGTGGAGGCAAAACTCAATGTCGACGCGAGCAAGTTCGATTTGCCAGTGGTCAAAGCCACGGAAGGGGCGGACGGCATTGTGGTCTCCAGCCTTAAAAACGACGGGTTCGTCACCCTTGACCCCGGATTTTTGACCACAGCCCAATGCGAATCGAAAATCACCTTCATCGACGGTCAGAGGTCCATCTTGCGCTATCGAGGCTACCCGATTGAGCAGCTGTGCGAACAGTCTGATTTTCTCGAAGTGGCTTGGCTTTTGCAGCATGGCGAGTTGCCGAGTAAGGCGGAATACGAGCAGTTTTGCCTCGATCTGAACCACCGTACGATGGTGGGCGAGGATTTCCGCAGTTTCATGGCCGCGTTCCCACGCACGGCCCAGCCCATGAGCGTGCTGGCATCCGCCATCAACGCACTGGCCGCCTTCTATCCGGACACCACCGACATCAGTGACCCGGATCAGCTGGACGAATCGGCGCGCATCATCATGGCCAAGGCCCGCACCATCGTCAGCTACATCTACCGTCGCCGTCGTGACGAACCGATGCTCTACCCGGATATCGCCCGCGGCTATGTCGACGATTTCCTGCGCATGTGTTTCGCTGTGCCTTACGAACCCTATGTTTCGGACGATCTGTCGATTCACGCGCTCGGACGCCTGCTTATCATCCATGCCGATCACGAGCAGAACTGCTCGACTTCCGTGGTGCGCATCGCAGGAAGCGCCCATGCCAACCTCTATTCGGCGGTGGCCGCCGGCGTCAACGCCCTGTCCGGCCCGCTTCACGGAGGAGCCAATGAGGCAGTGCTGAAGCAACTCGAGGTCATCCGCGATTCAGGCGAAAGCGTCGGCCGGTTTGTCGAAAAAGCGAAAGGCACTGGCGCCCGCATTTCCGGTTTCGGCCATCGCGTCTACAAATGCCATGATCCGCGGGCAGTGGTCGCCAAGCATTATCTTCAGCAGCTTATGGCGCGAGGCGACGTCGACAACCGTCTTCCGGCAGATGAACGCGCGTTGTTCGACATTGCCACCCAGCTCGAGGACATCGCCACACACGACGATTATTTCATTTCACGCCATTTGTATCCCAATGTCGATTTCTACACCGGCCTGCTGTATCGGATCATCGGCTTCGACGCTCCGATGTTCACTCCTCTCTTCGCGCTCGGACGCATTCCCGGCTGGATCGCGCAATATCGCGAGATGCTTGCTGATCCGCAGACCAAGATCGGCCGGCCGCGTCAGGTCTATACCGGCGAGGTCGAACGGGACTATGTGCCGATGGACCGACGTTGA
- a CDS encoding DUF308 domain-containing protein has translation MSDDNANERDSNVNDSNENNQEQPNGQPTGQPNSQPEYGAYAPNADAANGARNQYANGSSSSQHADNAGQGNPNHGQYAGDQGGTPQGGPNANPYVYNGQGQNPNQPPYNGQAWNTNQAAYNGYGPYAADPNQYNRQYQNGNPYANVNQNGQYQYGPNGGQTNNGGPGAGAPRFNQQSAQPGSNEWWRLNPFKLAEDWLPNQAKKTIRFVYGVVGVVALLLGLALLIWPGKTLVAVAIALGIYFVVSGVIRIIGAIAENGLPGGWRVLDIIVGIILVIGGVVMLKNTVLSTAMLTILVTLTVGIGWIMEGVMALVETWRLPKSGWAIFYAIISILAGIVVLFSPFASVIILVVFAGVAMVVMGILAIIRAFRFGKH, from the coding sequence ATGTCAGACGACAATGCGAACGAGCGTGATTCAAACGTGAATGACAGCAACGAAAACAATCAGGAACAACCAAACGGCCAGCCGACCGGACAACCCAATAGTCAGCCCGAATATGGGGCTTATGCGCCCAATGCCGATGCTGCGAACGGCGCTCGGAACCAGTACGCGAACGGCAGTTCCTCCTCTCAACATGCCGACAATGCAGGGCAGGGCAATCCGAATCACGGTCAATATGCCGGCGATCAAGGCGGCACCCCGCAAGGAGGGCCCAACGCCAATCCGTACGTTTACAACGGTCAAGGTCAAAACCCGAACCAGCCCCCTTATAACGGGCAGGCGTGGAACACGAACCAAGCTGCGTACAACGGCTATGGTCCTTATGCCGCTGACCCCAATCAATACAATCGGCAATACCAGAACGGCAACCCTTATGCCAACGTCAACCAGAACGGCCAGTACCAATACGGGCCGAACGGCGGGCAGACCAACAATGGCGGACCGGGGGCGGGCGCTCCCCGTTTCAACCAGCAGTCGGCCCAGCCGGGCAGCAATGAATGGTGGCGTCTGAACCCCTTCAAGCTGGCCGAGGATTGGCTGCCGAACCAGGCGAAGAAGACCATTCGTTTTGTCTACGGTGTGGTCGGCGTGGTGGCGCTGCTGCTTGGCCTGGCGCTGCTGATCTGGCCCGGCAAGACGCTGGTGGCCGTGGCCATCGCCCTGGGCATCTATTTCGTGGTTTCGGGCGTCATTCGCATCATCGGCGCGATTGCCGAAAACGGGCTGCCGGGCGGCTGGCGTGTGCTTGATATCATCGTCGGCATCATTCTGGTGATCGGCGGCGTGGTCATGCTCAAGAATACCGTTCTTTCGACGGCCATGTTGACGATTCTGGTCACCCTTACCGTCGGTATCGGCTGGATCATGGAAGGTGTGATGGCGTTGGTCGAAACCTGGCGTCTGCCGAAGTCCGGCTGGGCCATCTTCTACGCCATCATCTCTATTCTCGCCGGTATCGTCGTGCTCTTCTCGCCGTTCGCGTCGGTGATCATACTGGTCGTTTTCGCCGGCGTGGCCATGGTGGTCATGGGTATCCTGGCCATCATCCGCGCCTTCCGCTTCGGCAAACACTGA
- the dapD gene encoding 2,3,4,5-tetrahydropyridine-2,6-dicarboxylate N-succinyltransferase has translation MSDERTAWGWGLASIDEAGNTLDVWYPQLTMGAAPDESGRPRHGFDALIRTQADARGVRRQPVFTVSSLDSPIVDAADAYLRLHLLSMCMVEPNTINLDGIFAVLANVVWTNYGPFAAENFALRKLDVMNAVAKAGNVAGGMPTPRVDVNVLGVDKFPRMVDYVVPEGVRIGDADRVRLGAHLAAGTTVMHAGFVNFNAGTLGTCMIEGRVSQGVTVGDGSDVGGGSSIMGTLSGGGKLRNSIGEHSLLGANAGIGISLGDNCVVEAGLYVTAGTKITIHDKAKIAAGEPLEVVKGSELSGKDNILFIRNSVTGTIEARYRKVGIALNEKLHKN, from the coding sequence GCAATACGCTGGATGTATGGTATCCGCAGCTGACCATGGGTGCGGCTCCAGACGAGTCCGGACGCCCGCGCCACGGATTCGACGCTTTGATACGCACCCAAGCCGATGCCCGCGGCGTGCGCCGTCAGCCCGTATTCACCGTCTCCTCGCTGGACTCCCCCATCGTCGACGCGGCCGACGCCTACCTGCGCCTGCACCTGCTGAGCATGTGCATGGTCGAACCGAACACCATCAATCTCGACGGTATCTTCGCGGTACTCGCCAACGTCGTGTGGACCAACTACGGGCCGTTCGCCGCCGAAAACTTCGCGCTGCGCAAACTGGATGTGATGAACGCGGTGGCGAAGGCAGGCAACGTGGCAGGCGGCATGCCTACCCCCCGAGTGGATGTCAACGTGCTCGGCGTCGACAAGTTCCCGCGCATGGTCGACTACGTGGTGCCTGAAGGCGTGCGTATCGGCGACGCGGACCGCGTACGTCTCGGCGCTCATCTGGCGGCCGGCACGACGGTGATGCACGCCGGCTTCGTCAATTTCAACGCCGGCACGCTCGGCACCTGCATGATCGAAGGACGGGTCTCGCAGGGCGTCACCGTCGGCGACGGGTCGGACGTCGGCGGCGGCTCGTCGATCATGGGCACGCTTTCCGGCGGCGGCAAGCTGCGCAATTCCATCGGCGAGCACAGCCTGTTGGGCGCCAATGCCGGCATCGGCATTTCTCTGGGCGACAACTGCGTGGTGGAAGCGGGACTTTACGTCACCGCCGGCACGAAGATCACCATTCACGACAAGGCCAAGATCGCCGCGGGTGAGCCGCTGGAAGTCGTCAAGGGTTCCGAGCTTTCAGGCAAAGACAATATCCTCTTCATCCGCAATTCGGTGACCGGCACCATCGAAGCCCGTTATCGCAAGGTCGGCATCGCCTTGAACGAGAAGCTGCACAAGAACTGA
- a CDS encoding single-stranded DNA-binding protein → MAQQGTVTISGFMGANPQSFGREGGPAAASFRIGCTTRYFNPAVNEWRDRPTTWINVKVFRQLAENVLSSLKKGDPVIATGNLATEEWTRDGTKHSRMVMEATSVGHDLSFGISVFQRVRPGAKGQEGTHEADSPRPVQSQHEAGVGEGGSASVSGGGDDGDDGEKPDDRQGGAAAGGASGHNHGSTGDGAGEDPWDASEVFEGHATADRLVASVG, encoded by the coding sequence ATGGCACAGCAAGGTACGGTGACGATTTCAGGATTCATGGGTGCGAACCCGCAGAGTTTCGGCAGGGAGGGAGGTCCGGCTGCCGCATCGTTCAGGATAGGTTGCACGACGAGATATTTCAATCCCGCAGTCAACGAATGGCGGGACAGGCCAACGACATGGATCAATGTCAAGGTGTTCCGCCAACTGGCCGAAAACGTGCTTTCCAGCCTCAAGAAGGGCGATCCGGTCATCGCCACCGGAAATCTGGCGACCGAGGAGTGGACCCGGGACGGCACCAAACACAGCAGAATGGTGATGGAAGCGACCAGCGTAGGCCATGACCTGAGCTTCGGCATCTCCGTTTTCCAGAGGGTGAGACCAGGTGCCAAGGGGCAGGAGGGCACGCATGAAGCGGATTCTCCTCGACCGGTGCAGTCTCAGCATGAAGCAGGCGTTGGGGAAGGCGGGTCTGCTTCTGTGTCGGGCGGCGGCGATGACGGCGATGACGGCGAAAAGCCGGATGATCGGCAGGGTGGCGCGGCAGCCGGTGGGGCTTCAGGGCACAACCATGGTTCAACCGGTGATGGGGCGGGTGAAGACCCGTGGGATGCCAGTGAGGTGTTTGAGGGACATGCAACGGCTGATCGTTTGGTGGCATCGGTCGGCTAG
- the map gene encoding type I methionyl aminopeptidase: MIELKTPKEIASMKVAGRFVGSILKELQETTKVGTNLLEIDDLVRRRIESRKGAESCYVDYAPDFGTGPFKHYICTSVNDAVLHGVPYDYALKDGDLVSLDLAISVDGWCGDSAVSFVVGKDPDPEDIALIKCTEEALAAGIAAAQPGNRLGDVSAAVGDVAHEHGYTVNMEFGGHGIGHVMHGDPFVPNDGKAGHGYKLRPGLTIAIEPWFMKTTDEIYQDAKDGWTLRSSDGSNGAHSEHTIAITDNGPEILTVRE; encoded by the coding sequence ATGATTGAATTGAAAACCCCAAAGGAAATCGCTTCGATGAAGGTGGCCGGCCGTTTCGTCGGCAGCATCTTGAAGGAGCTGCAGGAAACCACCAAAGTCGGCACCAACCTGCTGGAGATCGACGACCTCGTGCGCCGTCGCATCGAAAGCCGCAAGGGCGCCGAATCCTGCTACGTGGATTACGCCCCCGATTTCGGCACCGGCCCGTTCAAGCATTACATCTGCACTTCGGTCAACGACGCCGTGCTGCACGGTGTTCCCTATGATTATGCACTTAAGGACGGCGACTTGGTGAGCCTCGACCTGGCCATCAGCGTCGACGGATGGTGCGGGGACTCCGCGGTGAGCTTCGTGGTCGGCAAGGATCCCGATCCTGAGGACATCGCGCTGATCAAGTGTACCGAAGAGGCGCTCGCGGCCGGCATCGCGGCGGCACAGCCCGGCAATCGTCTGGGCGACGTTTCCGCAGCGGTCGGCGACGTGGCGCACGAACACGGCTACACCGTCAACATGGAGTTCGGCGGCCACGGCATCGGCCACGTCATGCATGGCGATCCCTTCGTCCCGAACGACGGCAAGGCCGGCCACGGCTATAAGCTTCGCCCGGGCCTGACGATCGCGATCGAACCATGGTTCATGAAGACCACCGACGAGATCTATCAGGATGCCAAGGACGGCTGGACGCTGCGCAGCTCCGACGGTTCCAACGGCGCGCACAGCGAGCACACCATCGCCATCACTGACAACGGCCCGGAGATTCTGACCGTCCGCGAGTAA
- a CDS encoding 3-hydroxyacyl-CoA dehydrogenase, which produces MMQNLTVLGTGTLGSQIIFQSAYSGKNATAYDISDEILAKLPARWEQLKDNYRHDVKDATDEKLDAAVSRIRTTADIKEALKDADIVIEAVPERLDIKQDTWKKVSENAPAKTIFCTNSSTLPPSKIAPFTDRPEKFLCLHFANEVWKYNTGEVMVQPKTDPAVFEEVAKFAEEIGMVPIRIKKEQPGYVLNSLLVPLLDAAADLWVRDVASFEDIDKTWRIATGAPSGPFQIYDTVGMMTPYNLNKDATDPVKKEFARRLKEDYIDKGRMGKIAGHGFYDYD; this is translated from the coding sequence ATGATGCAGAATCTAACGGTTTTGGGCACCGGTACTCTCGGATCCCAGATTATTTTCCAATCAGCGTACAGCGGCAAGAATGCGACCGCCTACGATATCAGCGACGAGATTCTGGCCAAACTGCCGGCCCGTTGGGAACAGCTCAAGGACAACTACAGGCACGATGTCAAGGATGCGACCGATGAGAAGCTCGATGCCGCAGTCTCTCGTATCCGTACGACGGCCGACATCAAGGAGGCTCTCAAGGATGCCGATATCGTCATCGAAGCGGTTCCGGAGCGTCTTGACATCAAGCAGGATACGTGGAAGAAGGTCAGCGAGAACGCGCCGGCCAAAACGATTTTCTGCACCAATTCCTCGACCTTGCCGCCGAGCAAGATCGCGCCGTTCACCGATCGTCCTGAGAAATTCCTGTGCCTGCATTTCGCCAACGAGGTGTGGAAGTACAATACCGGCGAGGTGATGGTGCAGCCTAAGACCGATCCGGCTGTCTTCGAGGAAGTCGCCAAGTTCGCCGAAGAGATCGGCATGGTCCCGATCCGCATCAAGAAGGAGCAGCCGGGCTATGTGCTCAACTCGTTGCTGGTGCCGCTGCTCGACGCCGCAGCCGACCTGTGGGTCCGCGACGTGGCGTCGTTCGAGGACATCGACAAGACCTGGCGTATCGCCACCGGTGCCCCCTCCGGCCCGTTCCAAATCTACGACACCGTCGGCATGATGACCCCCTACAACCTCAACAAGGACGCCACCGATCCGGTCAAGAAGGAGTTCGCTCGCCGTCTGAAGGAGGATTACATCGACAAGGGCCGCATGGGCAAGATCGCCGGTCATGGTTTCTATGACTATGACTGA
- a CDS encoding M13-type metalloendopeptidase: MSTPLISGLDTTSFSSTISPGDDLFRFVNGPWIDTYELPDDRSRYGAFDKLAEDSESQVRDILEDEHCPAHKSQSLYHAFLDTDAIEAAGISPIKDALDRIDHAADKSELTKALGGLSTVGGPDFFDCGVYGDPGDPEHNILHIEQGGIGLPDEAYYREDHYAPIREQYVHMVAKLLMLAGYGDSAKSEADAKRFLEVETKIASNHWDNVATRDSQKTYNPTDFADLTSALSHYDIVAWIEAWQEAYNALPASKTQPLDLKAAFRRTIVHEPSFLSGFDKFWDLSELEDLKLWARVTMISAAASTLSRDFDKTQFDFYGRVLSGAKQQRDRWKRGVSLVNGICGEEVGREYVRLHFPENSKKRMEQLVSNIIEGYRVSISGSNWLGEATKAKALEKLSKFTPMIGYTNHWRDYTALDIKPEMSLMEDLNAAVAYETGFQFSKIGQVVDREEWLMNPQTVNAYYEPSMNVIVFPAAILQPPFFNPDADDAANYGGIGAVIGHEIGHGFDDQGSQYDGDGKLNDWWSADDKANFQKLTTALINQYNGFIPSQLQEKYADDLSQAPHVNGALTIGENIGDLSGVNISLKAYAFALDKAAGRTIDGSPEAVAASLTSAPEIEGYTGLQRFFLSYASIWRTAQREELTEQYLQIDPHSPAEFRTNGIVRNVDLYYRAFDVKPENKLWLAPEQRVSIW, from the coding sequence ATGTCTACACCTTTGATTTCAGGCCTTGATACGACCTCATTCTCCAGCACCATCAGCCCCGGCGACGACCTGTTCCGTTTCGTCAACGGCCCGTGGATCGACACCTACGAACTGCCGGATGACCGTTCGCGCTACGGCGCTTTCGACAAGCTCGCCGAAGACTCGGAAAGCCAGGTTCGCGACATTCTCGAAGACGAGCACTGCCCTGCGCACAAGTCCCAAAGCCTCTACCACGCATTCCTTGATACCGATGCCATCGAAGCCGCTGGCATCAGCCCCATCAAGGACGCGCTCGACCGCATCGACCATGCCGCCGACAAGTCGGAACTGACAAAAGCACTAGGTGGCTTGAGCACGGTCGGCGGCCCCGACTTCTTCGATTGCGGCGTCTACGGCGACCCCGGCGACCCGGAGCACAACATCCTGCACATCGAGCAGGGCGGTATCGGTCTGCCCGACGAAGCCTACTATCGAGAAGACCACTACGCGCCGATCCGCGAGCAATACGTGCACATGGTGGCGAAGCTCCTGATGCTCGCCGGCTATGGAGACAGCGCGAAATCCGAAGCAGATGCCAAGCGCTTCCTGGAGGTCGAGACCAAGATCGCCTCGAACCATTGGGACAACGTAGCCACCAGGGACTCGCAGAAAACCTATAACCCCACTGATTTCGCGGATCTCACCTCGGCGCTCTCGCACTACGATATCGTTGCATGGATTGAGGCATGGCAAGAAGCTTACAACGCTCTGCCGGCCTCAAAAACCCAACCCTTGGACCTTAAAGCCGCATTCAGGCGCACCATCGTGCATGAGCCGAGCTTCCTTTCCGGATTCGACAAGTTCTGGGACCTCAGCGAGCTCGAGGATCTGAAGCTTTGGGCACGAGTGACGATGATCAGCGCAGCGGCGAGCACGCTGAGCAGGGATTTCGACAAGACCCAGTTCGATTTCTACGGCCGTGTGCTCTCAGGCGCCAAGCAGCAGCGTGACCGTTGGAAGCGCGGCGTCTCACTGGTCAACGGTATCTGCGGCGAAGAAGTGGGACGCGAATACGTCCGTCTTCACTTCCCCGAAAACTCCAAGAAACGGATGGAACAGCTGGTCTCCAACATCATCGAAGGCTATCGCGTCTCCATCTCCGGGAGCAACTGGCTCGGCGAGGCGACCAAGGCGAAGGCGCTTGAAAAGCTCTCGAAATTCACCCCGATGATCGGCTACACCAACCATTGGCGCGACTACACCGCTCTTGACATCAAGCCCGAAATGAGCCTGATGGAGGATCTCAACGCGGCGGTCGCCTATGAAACGGGCTTCCAGTTCTCGAAGATCGGCCAGGTCGTGGACCGTGAGGAATGGCTGATGAACCCGCAGACCGTCAATGCCTACTACGAGCCGTCCATGAACGTCATCGTCTTCCCTGCAGCCATTCTGCAACCCCCGTTCTTCAACCCGGATGCCGATGACGCCGCAAACTACGGAGGTATCGGCGCGGTCATCGGCCACGAGATCGGGCACGGATTCGACGACCAGGGCAGCCAGTACGACGGCGACGGCAAGCTCAACGACTGGTGGAGCGCAGACGACAAGGCGAACTTCCAGAAACTCACCACGGCACTGATCAACCAGTACAACGGATTTATCCCCTCTCAGCTTCAGGAGAAGTACGCCGATGATCTGAGCCAAGCCCCACACGTCAACGGCGCGTTGACCATCGGCGAGAACATCGGCGATTTGAGCGGCGTCAACATCAGCCTCAAGGCTTACGCTTTCGCACTGGACAAGGCCGCCGGCCGTACCATCGACGGTTCGCCGGAAGCGGTCGCGGCATCGCTGACGAGCGCTCCGGAAATCGAGGGATACACCGGACTGCAGCGTTTCTTCCTAAGCTATGCCTCTATCTGGCGCACCGCGCAACGCGAGGAGCTTACGGAACAGTATCTGCAGATCGATCCTCACTCTCCCGCCGAATTCCGCACCAACGGCATCGTGCGCAACGTCGACCTCTATTACCGGGCATTCGATGTCAAGCCCGAAAACAAGCTGTGGCTGGCACCTGAACAGCGCGTATCCATCTGGTAG